A DNA window from Streptomyces canus contains the following coding sequences:
- a CDS encoding 2Fe-2S iron-sulfur cluster binding domain-containing protein has product MDEQVTHTVAVRPSDVEIEVRDGEDLFSAAQRLGYRWPTVCGGKGTCRTCFVQVEEGAENCSPVGPLEREGIEALRRPVDGLTRLACRLRVEGPVTVTKRGVRRRPQE; this is encoded by the coding sequence GTGGATGAACAAGTGACCCACACGGTGGCGGTCAGGCCCTCGGACGTCGAGATCGAAGTCCGCGACGGCGAGGACCTGTTCAGCGCCGCCCAGCGGCTCGGCTACCGCTGGCCCACCGTCTGCGGCGGCAAGGGCACCTGCCGCACCTGCTTCGTCCAGGTCGAGGAGGGCGCCGAGAACTGTTCTCCCGTGGGCCCGCTGGAGCGCGAGGGCATCGAGGCCCTGCGCAGACCGGTGGACGGCCTGACCCGGCTCGCCTGCCGGCTCCGGGTCGAGGGCCCGGTGACCGTGACCAAACGCGGCGTACGCCGCCGACCGCAGGAGTGA
- a CDS encoding transposase, producing MSPKQVTHPLTGQVYRLTEDGLVEVTDPRTGARGIFDFQARWQSGELRHADLQMAGWVGRLARRRGATPPEV from the coding sequence GTGAGCCCCAAGCAAGTGACCCATCCGCTGACCGGGCAGGTGTACCGGCTCACCGAGGACGGGCTGGTCGAGGTGACCGACCCACGGACCGGAGCCCGCGGCATCTTCGACTTCCAGGCCCGCTGGCAGTCGGGCGAACTGCGCCACGCCGACCTCCAGATGGCCGGCTGGGTGGGCCGTCTCGCCCGGCGGCGCGGCGCCACGCCGCCGGAGGTGTGA
- a CDS encoding NADP-dependent oxidoreductase, which produces MAPPTTRVVCLVRRPDGEPTLGDFAVEERPLPPLSEGQLLVRNLYMSVDPSMRGRLESTEKHYTHNFTPGSPLDGRALGVVEDSRCPSVPPGTFVRHQLGWREWAVLDPADTDAAGRIDPQLAPLSTWLGLLGQTGFTAYVGLTRIAEVRPGDTVFVSAAAGAVGSAAGQFARLLGAERVVGTAGGPDKCALLVKEFGYDAAADYRAEPVRDALARWAPDGIDVYFDNVGGEQLAAALHALRTGGRIALCGMMSQFGGASRSADINQLIQAVLKRLTLRGFIVRDHDDLRPEFESRVADWLRSGRITARETVTDGLDSAAGALLALLDGGNVGKMLVRLAEDPYTRA; this is translated from the coding sequence GTGGCGCCCCCTACCACCCGCGTGGTCTGCCTGGTGCGCCGGCCCGACGGGGAGCCGACCCTGGGGGACTTCGCCGTCGAGGAGCGCCCGCTTCCGCCCCTGAGCGAGGGGCAGTTGCTCGTCCGGAACCTCTACATGAGCGTCGACCCGTCGATGCGCGGGCGGCTGGAGAGCACCGAGAAGCACTACACGCACAACTTCACGCCCGGCTCGCCGCTGGACGGCCGGGCCCTCGGTGTCGTGGAGGACAGCCGCTGCCCGTCCGTGCCGCCGGGCACCTTCGTACGCCATCAGCTCGGCTGGCGGGAGTGGGCCGTCCTCGACCCCGCGGACACCGATGCTGCAGGTCGTATCGACCCGCAACTCGCCCCGCTGTCCACGTGGTTGGGGCTGCTCGGACAGACCGGCTTCACCGCCTACGTCGGGCTCACGCGGATTGCCGAAGTGCGCCCCGGCGACACCGTCTTCGTGTCGGCGGCGGCCGGGGCGGTCGGCAGCGCGGCCGGCCAGTTCGCCAGGCTGCTGGGCGCCGAGCGTGTCGTCGGGACCGCCGGAGGGCCGGACAAGTGCGCCCTGCTGGTCAAGGAGTTCGGTTACGACGCCGCCGCGGACTATCGCGCCGAGCCGGTGCGTGACGCGCTGGCCCGATGGGCACCCGACGGCATCGACGTCTACTTCGACAACGTCGGCGGGGAGCAGCTCGCCGCCGCCCTGCACGCGTTGCGGACGGGCGGCCGGATCGCACTGTGCGGCATGATGTCGCAGTTCGGCGGCGCGTCGCGGTCAGCCGACATCAACCAGTTGATCCAGGCGGTCCTCAAGCGGCTCACCCTGCGGGGCTTCATCGTGCGCGACCATGACGACCTGCGTCCGGAGTTCGAGAGCCGCGTCGCCGACTGGCTCCGCTCGGGCCGCATCACCGCCCGCGAGACGGTGACGGACGGCCTCGACAGCGCGGCCGGCGCCCTGCTGGCGCTGCTGGACGGTGGCAACGTCGGCAAGATGCTGGTCCGGTTGGCCGAAGACCCGTACACCCGCGCATAG
- a CDS encoding putative quinol monooxygenase has protein sequence MAGEIIVAGWMDYEPADRDTMLGHLVEVGKRTREQEPGCLDYAMTADPSDERRIRVYERWTSQQALDEHFTTGHIKDFRAATTGLTRVGVSMEVFSIGTSRSMR, from the coding sequence GTGGCAGGGGAAATCATCGTCGCCGGCTGGATGGACTACGAGCCCGCGGACCGCGACACGATGCTGGGCCACCTCGTCGAGGTCGGAAAGCGCACCCGGGAACAGGAGCCCGGCTGCCTGGACTACGCCATGACGGCGGACCCGTCCGACGAACGCCGGATCCGGGTGTACGAACGGTGGACGTCCCAGCAGGCCCTGGACGAGCACTTCACCACGGGGCACATCAAGGACTTCCGCGCGGCCACGACGGGGCTGACGCGGGTGGGTGTCTCCATGGAGGTCTTCAGCATCGGGACGAGCCGCTCCATGCGATAG
- a CDS encoding PEP-utilizing enzyme encodes MKSWITDGRRSERLPHYTRANAGETLPEPASPLGWTLVWGRGLQGWRRGFVGFGIYHEEEVAGPWPPFAGMFGGYFYLNLSHMRLFGIRMGQTADQIDTAFVGQRSDTPVYVAHPEDEDAELTAKAGATVQRMLGQAGFPEADADQERLRRIRRERPDLTQLSAAELVAHARSLLDEVETTFQRHVESSLPASVGPAILGPLCAGLDRSGAMLDLIGGLGDVDSASPSTGLWALSRQVMASAELTALFDRGTAAVERALDGASGDVKTFRDAFEEFLAASGDRGPNEWDIHALSWEAAPVQALALVDRIRHSPDDDSPAERHRRLTERRERLAKEIREALPEDVQPVFDAGMHASQVWIPARERTKANCVTVINEIRMAVRELGRRGVGAGLFAEPEDVMMLLESELDDYVADPGRFGPVIAQRLREYAGLRELEPPFFVAQDAQTAIDTWPRRSEDGITSAGEGDVLTGVGGSQGTYTGRVRVVTDPASCEALEPGEVLVAPITDAAWTPLFLVAGAAVVDVGALNSHAVVVCRELGIPAVISVEGGTRRLRDGMVITVDGTKGTVTVDGVPAALAI; translated from the coding sequence ATGAAGAGCTGGATCACGGACGGGCGCCGCAGTGAGCGGCTGCCCCACTACACCCGCGCCAACGCGGGCGAGACCCTGCCGGAGCCCGCCAGCCCACTGGGCTGGACCCTGGTGTGGGGACGCGGGCTGCAGGGCTGGCGCCGCGGCTTCGTCGGGTTCGGCATCTACCACGAGGAGGAAGTGGCCGGCCCCTGGCCGCCGTTCGCCGGGATGTTCGGCGGGTACTTCTACCTCAACCTGTCGCACATGCGGCTGTTCGGCATCCGTATGGGGCAGACGGCGGACCAGATCGACACGGCCTTCGTCGGCCAGCGCTCCGACACCCCTGTGTACGTGGCGCATCCGGAGGACGAGGACGCGGAACTGACGGCCAAGGCCGGGGCGACGGTGCAGCGGATGCTGGGACAGGCCGGCTTCCCCGAGGCCGACGCCGACCAGGAACGGCTGCGCCGGATCCGACGCGAGCGGCCCGACCTGACGCAGTTGTCCGCCGCGGAACTCGTGGCACACGCCCGCTCGCTCCTCGACGAGGTGGAGACCACCTTCCAGCGGCACGTCGAGTCGTCACTGCCGGCGTCCGTCGGGCCGGCCATCCTCGGTCCGCTGTGCGCGGGTCTGGACCGGTCCGGCGCCATGCTGGACCTCATCGGCGGTCTCGGCGACGTCGACTCGGCCTCCCCCTCCACCGGGCTGTGGGCGCTGTCCCGCCAGGTGATGGCCTCGGCCGAGCTGACCGCGCTGTTCGACCGCGGTACAGCCGCGGTGGAGCGGGCGCTCGACGGGGCGAGCGGGGACGTGAAGACGTTCCGGGACGCCTTCGAGGAGTTCCTGGCCGCGTCCGGTGACCGGGGCCCCAACGAGTGGGACATCCACGCGCTGTCCTGGGAGGCGGCGCCGGTCCAGGCCCTGGCTCTCGTCGACCGCATCCGGCACAGTCCGGACGACGACTCCCCGGCCGAGCGCCACCGGCGGCTGACCGAGCGCCGCGAACGGCTCGCGAAGGAGATCCGGGAGGCCCTCCCCGAGGACGTCCAGCCGGTGTTCGACGCCGGAATGCACGCCTCCCAGGTGTGGATCCCGGCCCGCGAGCGGACCAAGGCGAACTGCGTGACCGTCATCAACGAGATCCGGATGGCGGTACGGGAACTGGGCCGCCGCGGGGTCGGGGCAGGGCTCTTCGCCGAGCCCGAGGACGTGATGATGCTGCTGGAGAGCGAGCTCGACGACTACGTCGCCGACCCGGGCCGCTTCGGCCCCGTCATCGCGCAGCGGCTCCGGGAGTACGCCGGGCTGCGGGAGCTGGAACCGCCCTTCTTCGTCGCCCAGGACGCCCAGACGGCGATCGACACCTGGCCGCGGCGCAGCGAGGACGGGATCACGTCCGCCGGTGAAGGCGATGTGCTGACGGGCGTCGGCGGCAGCCAGGGCACCTACACCGGCCGGGTGCGGGTGGTCACCGACCCCGCGTCGTGCGAGGCGCTGGAGCCGGGCGAGGTGCTGGTGGCGCCGATCACGGACGCGGCCTGGACGCCGCTGTTCCTGGTCGCCGGGGCGGCCGTGGTGGACGTGGGCGCGCTCAACAGCCACGCCGTCGTGGTCTGCCGGGAGCTGGGCATCCCGGCCGTCATCTCCGTCGAGGGCGGTACCCGGCGGCTGCGGGACGGCATGGTGATCACGGTCGACGGCACCAAGGGAACTGTCACCGTGGACGGCGTCCCGGCGGCACTCGCCATCTGA
- a CDS encoding SDR family NAD(P)-dependent oxidoreductase gives MVATGSLDGRVAVITGSTRSIGRAIAEAFLAHGATVVISGRSELKGKQALEELDAGDKAVFHPCDANSQADIEALADFAAERFGRLDIWVNNVGGTSGFAPVHELSDEAWHNALDLNLNAYFYGTRRALPTMLAGGWGRVINISSVEGKQANKPAISHYITNKHAIHGLTKATAFEYGTQGITCNAICPGAVDTDLMRAAGPAAAEAEGISYEEWLGRFAEHAATKQITTVEQVAAVASLLASDAGAGITGTLISVDGGTAQW, from the coding sequence ATGGTGGCTACGGGCAGCCTCGACGGACGTGTCGCGGTGATCACGGGCAGCACACGCAGTATCGGCCGGGCCATCGCCGAGGCCTTCCTGGCCCACGGCGCCACGGTCGTCATCAGCGGCCGCAGCGAGCTCAAGGGCAAGCAGGCCCTGGAGGAGCTGGACGCCGGGGACAAGGCGGTCTTCCACCCCTGCGACGCCAACAGCCAGGCGGACATCGAGGCCCTGGCCGACTTCGCCGCCGAGCGCTTCGGCAGGCTCGACATCTGGGTCAACAACGTCGGTGGCACCTCGGGCTTCGCCCCTGTCCACGAGCTCAGCGACGAGGCCTGGCACAACGCCCTCGACCTGAACCTCAACGCCTACTTCTACGGCACCCGCCGCGCACTGCCGACCATGCTGGCGGGCGGCTGGGGACGCGTCATCAACATCTCCTCCGTCGAGGGCAAGCAGGCCAACAAGCCCGCGATCAGCCACTACATCACCAACAAGCACGCCATCCACGGCCTGACCAAGGCGACCGCCTTCGAGTACGGCACCCAGGGCATCACCTGCAACGCCATCTGCCCCGGCGCCGTCGACACCGACCTGATGCGGGCCGCCGGTCCGGCCGCGGCCGAGGCCGAGGGCATCTCGTACGAGGAATGGCTGGGCCGCTTCGCCGAGCACGCCGCCACCAAGCAGATCACCACCGTGGAGCAGGTGGCCGCGGTCGCCTCGCTCCTCGCGAGCGACGCCGGCGCGGGCATCACGGGCACGCTGATCAGCGTGGACGGCGGAACGGCGCAGTGGTAG
- a CDS encoding aromatic ring-hydroxylating oxygenase subunit alpha has product MVQTSSPEIRETGADRRPPPAPEYSSWISQDRSTDAAAVAMRQEAAELVERVLEHYRNNTTHEADGQWTEPVAHYLDADRWQREMDAVHRTVPLPLAMSAELPGPNTYKALDVLGVPVLITRDRQGTVHAMINACRHRGAKLIEPGCGVSKRLTCPYHSWSYDLAGELRGVYAEKTFGDVPRTGRGLVRLPAGERAGIVFVSLDPAAEPDLDAWLGDLQPLLEGLRLADCHHYATKELTSPNWKVTLDGYLETYHFASLHPKTVFETNLSNMMAHDTWGAHQRIAPALRPIAQAAELPADMRDPGDCVGAIYWLYPGLAIAGGWRHKIAVSLVLPRTATESVTQQIILLRDPAVTEEERAAADRFGEWFHEVVRDEDYATTYGVQQGLAALNGTDFVFGRNEPGLQHFHRTVHGHLDSRAAR; this is encoded by the coding sequence GTGGTCCAGACCAGTTCACCGGAGATCCGGGAGACAGGTGCCGATCGCCGGCCGCCCCCGGCTCCCGAGTACTCCTCGTGGATCAGCCAGGACCGGTCCACCGATGCCGCCGCCGTGGCGATGCGGCAGGAAGCCGCCGAGCTCGTCGAGCGCGTGCTGGAGCACTACCGCAACAACACGACGCACGAGGCGGACGGTCAGTGGACCGAACCCGTCGCCCACTACCTCGACGCCGACCGCTGGCAACGGGAGATGGACGCCGTCCACCGGACCGTCCCGCTGCCGCTCGCCATGTCCGCCGAACTTCCCGGACCGAACACCTACAAGGCACTCGACGTGCTCGGTGTGCCGGTACTGATCACCCGGGACCGGCAGGGCACCGTACACGCGATGATCAACGCCTGCCGGCACCGCGGGGCCAAGCTGATCGAGCCGGGTTGCGGGGTCTCCAAGCGGCTGACCTGCCCCTACCACTCCTGGTCCTACGATCTGGCCGGTGAGCTGCGAGGCGTGTACGCCGAGAAGACCTTCGGCGACGTACCCCGCACCGGGCGCGGTCTCGTACGGCTCCCCGCCGGAGAGCGCGCCGGCATCGTCTTCGTCTCGCTGGACCCGGCGGCCGAGCCGGACCTGGACGCCTGGCTCGGTGATCTGCAGCCGCTCCTCGAGGGGCTGCGTCTCGCGGACTGCCACCACTACGCGACCAAGGAGCTGACCAGCCCCAACTGGAAGGTCACGCTCGACGGCTATCTGGAGACATACCACTTCGCCTCGCTGCACCCGAAGACGGTGTTCGAGACCAACCTCTCGAACATGATGGCGCACGACACCTGGGGCGCCCACCAGCGCATCGCACCGGCCCTGCGTCCCATCGCGCAGGCGGCCGAGCTGCCCGCGGACATGCGCGATCCCGGAGACTGCGTCGGAGCCATCTACTGGCTCTACCCCGGTCTGGCGATCGCGGGCGGCTGGCGTCACAAGATCGCCGTGTCCCTGGTGCTCCCCCGGACGGCCACCGAGTCGGTGACCCAGCAGATCATCCTGCTGCGCGACCCCGCGGTGACCGAGGAGGAGCGCGCGGCCGCCGACCGGTTCGGCGAGTGGTTCCACGAGGTGGTCCGCGACGAGGACTACGCGACCACCTATGGAGTACAGCAGGGGCTTGCGGCCCTGAACGGGACCGACTTCGTCTTCGGACGCAACGAGCCCGGACTCCAGCACTTCCACCGCACCGTTCACGGACACCTGGACAGCAGAGCCGCCAGGTGA
- a CDS encoding thiamine pyrophosphate-dependent dehydrogenase E1 component subunit alpha codes for MAQRASKKSADPAANQASAQVVRDLHERMVRIRLFETEAGKLMEAGKLPGFLHLYVGQEAVAAGVMAALRDDDQITSTHRGHGHAVAKGVSFKHMYSELYGRVTGACLGRGGSMHINDVSLGMLGANGIVGAGIPIAVGAAFAAQYRGEDNIAVTFFGDGATNIGAFHEAANMAAILHLPVLFICENNGYAEFTPQSKHMLITDVADRAASYGMPSVIVDGMDAVAVHQATVEAVVRARAGEGPMFIEAKTYRYYDHQGVKGLRHPYRSDAEVEEWKARDAIDLLEASALADGTATRAELDDTWRRTRDEIAEAIAYAEASPLPDTADLLLNVYSG; via the coding sequence ATGGCTCAAAGGGCATCGAAGAAGTCGGCCGATCCGGCCGCGAACCAGGCATCGGCGCAGGTCGTCAGGGATCTGCACGAGCGCATGGTGCGCATCCGCCTGTTCGAGACCGAGGCGGGAAAACTCATGGAAGCCGGCAAACTGCCGGGCTTCCTGCACCTCTACGTCGGCCAGGAGGCGGTCGCCGCGGGCGTGATGGCGGCCCTGCGCGACGACGACCAGATCACCTCCACACACCGCGGTCACGGGCATGCCGTGGCCAAGGGCGTCAGCTTCAAGCACATGTACTCCGAGCTGTACGGCCGCGTCACCGGCGCCTGCCTCGGCCGCGGCGGAAGCATGCACATCAACGACGTCTCCCTCGGCATGCTCGGCGCCAACGGCATCGTCGGCGCCGGCATCCCGATCGCCGTCGGAGCCGCCTTCGCCGCCCAGTACCGGGGCGAGGACAACATCGCCGTCACCTTCTTCGGAGACGGCGCCACCAACATCGGCGCCTTCCACGAGGCCGCCAACATGGCCGCCATCCTGCACCTGCCGGTGCTGTTCATCTGCGAGAACAACGGCTACGCCGAGTTCACCCCGCAGTCGAAGCACATGCTGATCACCGACGTCGCCGACCGGGCCGCGTCCTACGGCATGCCCAGTGTGATCGTCGACGGCATGGACGCGGTCGCCGTCCACCAGGCCACGGTCGAGGCCGTCGTACGCGCCCGGGCCGGCGAGGGTCCCATGTTCATCGAGGCCAAGACCTACCGCTACTACGACCACCAGGGCGTCAAGGGACTGCGGCACCCCTACCGCTCGGACGCGGAGGTCGAGGAGTGGAAGGCCCGCGACGCGATCGACCTGCTCGAGGCCAGTGCCCTCGCCGACGGCACCGCCACCCGCGCCGAGCTCGACGACACCTGGCGGCGCACCCGCGACGAGATCGCCGAGGCCATCGCCTACGCCGAGGCCAGCCCGCTGCCCGACACCGCCGACCTGCTCCTCAACGTCTACTCGGGATGA
- a CDS encoding alpha-ketoacid dehydrogenase subunit beta, translated as MTTVSEAPAVAPDVTSRKLTYVKAFNEGLAQVMREDENVFVAGEDVAGYGGVFRMFDNLLDEFGPRRMIDTPISEAALVGLGVGAAARGLRPVVDLMFMDFIGVCLDQIVNQAAKMKYMFGGSVSVPLTITTASGAGLGAAAQHSQSLEAWLAHVPGLKVVMPCDAYTAKGLTVSAIRDNNPVVVMLNKVLLGSKSEVPEQIYGIPLGQAHTARHGSDVTVIALGRMVGEALAAAEELAAEGIEVEVIDPRTVQPLDTETMIASVRRTNRVLVVHEAVTFGGLGGEIAAQIQDAAFDYLDAPVLRIGAPFSPVPFSPVLEKAYVPDQARIVQGCRRLLERS; from the coding sequence ATGACCACCGTCTCCGAAGCGCCCGCCGTCGCCCCGGACGTCACGTCCCGCAAGCTCACCTATGTCAAGGCCTTCAACGAGGGCCTGGCGCAGGTCATGCGCGAGGACGAGAACGTCTTCGTCGCCGGGGAGGACGTCGCCGGGTACGGCGGTGTCTTCCGGATGTTCGACAACCTGCTCGACGAGTTCGGCCCCCGCCGCATGATCGACACCCCGATCTCCGAGGCCGCGCTCGTCGGCCTGGGCGTGGGCGCCGCCGCCCGGGGACTGCGCCCCGTCGTCGACCTGATGTTCATGGACTTCATCGGCGTCTGCCTGGACCAGATCGTCAACCAGGCCGCCAAGATGAAGTACATGTTCGGCGGCTCGGTCTCCGTGCCGCTCACCATCACCACCGCCTCCGGCGCGGGCCTCGGCGCCGCCGCCCAGCACAGCCAGAGCCTGGAGGCCTGGCTCGCGCACGTGCCCGGCCTCAAGGTCGTGATGCCGTGCGACGCCTACACCGCCAAGGGCCTGACCGTCTCCGCGATCCGCGACAACAACCCGGTCGTCGTCATGCTCAACAAGGTCCTGCTGGGCAGCAAGAGCGAGGTCCCCGAGCAGATCTACGGCATCCCGCTCGGCCAGGCCCACACCGCGCGGCACGGCTCCGACGTCACCGTCATCGCCCTCGGCCGCATGGTGGGCGAGGCCCTCGCGGCGGCCGAGGAACTGGCAGCCGAAGGCATCGAGGTCGAGGTCATCGACCCGCGCACCGTGCAGCCGCTGGACACCGAGACCATGATCGCCTCCGTGCGGCGCACCAACCGGGTCCTCGTGGTGCACGAGGCCGTGACCTTCGGCGGGCTCGGCGGGGAGATCGCCGCCCAGATCCAGGACGCGGCCTTCGACTACCTGGACGCTCCGGTCCTGCGCATCGGCGCACCCTTCTCCCCGGTGCCCTTCTCCCCGGTGCTGGAGAAGGCCTACGTGCCCGACCAGGCCCGCATCGTGCAGGGCTGCCGTCGTCTCCTCGAAAGGTCGTGA
- a CDS encoding 2-oxo acid dehydrogenase subunit E2, which yields MAVEVLLPKIGLTMQEGTIDEWLVPTGGAVSEGDALLRLATDKVDVDVEAEAGGLFHPLVQAGATLPAGALIGWLLAEGEELPVSGGSVPTGPVDAGPADAVSAGVPPVAASLSGNGGLNGSGDRLLASPNARRVAAETGVDLTAVRGTGPGGRIVSEDVEEYLLASAAQQPVVLSADPVTPTSPLVRRLAKERGIDLADVHPTGAGGRIRRADLDAVTPASAPASARQATASPQAGEVVPLTGMRGVIAGRMHASLQEMAQLTHGYEVRMDAVVALREQLKQEWADSALAVPSLGDFLMKAAALALRDHPLLNAGVLEDGIHLFEDIHLGFAVAVPNGLLVPVIQDAADLSLPEMARCSRELAENARAGRISPAQLEGATFTVTSLGGYGVDFFTPVVNPGNVAILGVGRLRDGVEWVDDQPRRTRVLTLSLTFDHRAVDGAPAAEYLRTLGELLRKPLRLLL from the coding sequence ATGGCGGTCGAGGTTCTGCTGCCGAAGATCGGCCTGACCATGCAGGAAGGCACGATCGACGAGTGGCTCGTGCCGACCGGTGGCGCGGTCTCGGAAGGTGACGCCCTGCTGCGGCTGGCCACCGACAAGGTCGACGTGGACGTCGAGGCGGAGGCCGGGGGCCTGTTCCACCCCCTGGTCCAGGCCGGGGCGACCCTTCCGGCAGGGGCGCTGATCGGCTGGCTGCTGGCCGAAGGGGAGGAGCTGCCGGTATCCGGGGGGTCTGTGCCCACCGGGCCTGTGGACGCCGGCCCGGCGGACGCGGTGTCGGCAGGAGTTCCCCCTGTGGCGGCGTCCCTCAGTGGGAACGGTGGGCTCAACGGCTCGGGGGACCGGCTCCTGGCTTCACCGAACGCCCGGCGGGTGGCCGCCGAGACCGGTGTCGACCTGACCGCCGTACGCGGTACGGGGCCCGGTGGCCGGATCGTCTCCGAGGACGTGGAGGAGTACCTGCTCGCCTCGGCGGCGCAGCAGCCCGTCGTCCTCTCGGCGGACCCGGTCACCCCCACCTCCCCCCTGGTCCGCCGGCTGGCGAAGGAACGGGGCATCGACCTCGCGGACGTACACCCCACCGGTGCGGGCGGGCGGATCAGACGCGCCGACCTCGACGCCGTCACCCCGGCGTCCGCACCGGCGTCGGCCCGCCAGGCCACCGCGTCGCCACAGGCCGGGGAGGTCGTCCCGCTGACCGGGATGCGCGGCGTCATTGCCGGCCGGATGCACGCCAGCCTCCAGGAGATGGCGCAGCTGACACACGGCTACGAAGTGCGCATGGACGCCGTCGTGGCCCTGCGGGAGCAACTCAAGCAGGAGTGGGCGGACAGCGCCCTGGCCGTGCCCAGCCTGGGCGACTTCCTGATGAAGGCCGCCGCACTGGCCCTGAGGGACCATCCGCTGCTCAACGCCGGAGTGCTCGAGGACGGCATCCACCTGTTCGAGGACATCCACCTCGGGTTCGCGGTCGCGGTGCCGAACGGCCTGCTCGTTCCCGTGATCCAGGACGCGGCGGACCTGTCGCTGCCCGAAATGGCCCGCTGCTCCCGGGAGTTGGCCGAGAACGCCCGCGCCGGCCGGATCTCTCCGGCACAGTTGGAGGGCGCCACCTTCACCGTCACCTCACTGGGTGGGTACGGCGTCGACTTCTTCACTCCCGTGGTCAATCCCGGCAACGTGGCCATCCTCGGCGTGGGCAGGCTCCGGGACGGCGTCGAGTGGGTCGACGACCAGCCGCGGCGGACGCGCGTGCTCACCCTGAGTCTCACCTTCGACCACCGTGCCGTCGACGGGGCTCCGGCGGCCGAGTACCTGCGCACGCTCGGTGAACTGCTGCGCAAGCCGTTGCGGTTGCTGCTCTGA
- a CDS encoding TetR/AcrR family transcriptional regulator: MTTSGTRAAHRPSRRQWVIEAATELFATQPPDEVTVADIAARAEMTSAAVYYHFSSKDQVLVEGMQVFAAALREQVETLAENHTPGTDIGPAVTALVAWLGEHRSAATVFFVSSAGMSQEAEGLRHEVRTRLLEDLVRLVRKASGPVTDAEAAVIGLGVLALLETAAISQARGDEAYRSLGHRSFLREVGRLAERIADPVAEG, translated from the coding sequence ATGACTACATCCGGAACCCGCGCCGCTCACCGCCCCTCGCGCAGGCAGTGGGTGATCGAGGCGGCCACGGAGCTGTTCGCCACCCAGCCTCCGGACGAGGTGACGGTGGCCGACATCGCCGCGCGGGCGGAGATGACGTCGGCCGCGGTGTACTACCACTTCTCCTCCAAGGACCAGGTGCTCGTGGAGGGCATGCAGGTGTTCGCCGCGGCGCTGCGCGAGCAGGTGGAGACGCTCGCGGAGAACCACACCCCGGGCACGGACATCGGTCCTGCCGTCACGGCTCTGGTGGCCTGGCTGGGCGAACACCGTTCCGCCGCCACCGTCTTCTTCGTGTCCTCGGCCGGTATGAGCCAGGAGGCGGAGGGGCTGCGGCACGAGGTCCGCACGCGGTTGCTGGAGGACCTGGTGCGGCTGGTCCGCAAGGCCAGTGGGCCGGTCACGGACGCGGAGGCGGCGGTGATCGGCCTGGGTGTGCTGGCGCTGCTGGAGACCGCGGCGATCTCACAGGCGCGGGGGGACGAGGCGTACCGCTCCCTGGGGCACCGCTCCTTCCTCCGCGAGGTGGGCCGCCTCGCGGAGCGGATCGCCGATCCGGTGGCGGAGGGCTGA
- a CDS encoding TetR/AcrR family transcriptional regulator, which produces MATKQNGKQPAHRPSRRQHIIAAAVRVFGRNGFAETSVQDIADEAQVVPTAVYYHFAGKEELLELSMRRVFDQLNAVVEAARPESEPGDAESLVRVIDAVWDWVEKNPDEARLYQVQVASANGNVKALRDEFEQRHIQRAYDYLPDGTTRNPRAAKSRHASQALAVRTLISTTILVTALRAEGGPLSGLPSRSVQEAVRALALRIVAADRGSAAAPA; this is translated from the coding sequence ATGGCCACGAAGCAGAACGGCAAGCAACCGGCCCACCGTCCCTCGCGGCGGCAGCACATCATCGCGGCCGCGGTCAGGGTGTTCGGACGCAACGGGTTCGCCGAGACCAGCGTGCAGGACATCGCGGACGAGGCACAGGTGGTGCCCACGGCCGTCTACTACCACTTCGCCGGCAAGGAGGAGCTGCTCGAACTGTCCATGCGGCGGGTCTTCGACCAGCTGAACGCGGTCGTGGAGGCGGCCCGGCCGGAGTCCGAGCCGGGTGACGCCGAGAGCCTGGTGCGGGTCATCGACGCCGTGTGGGACTGGGTGGAGAAGAACCCGGACGAGGCCCGCCTCTACCAGGTCCAGGTCGCCTCCGCCAACGGCAACGTCAAGGCGCTGCGCGACGAGTTCGAGCAGCGGCACATCCAGCGGGCGTACGACTATCTGCCGGACGGCACCACCCGTAACCCGCGGGCGGCCAAGTCGCGGCATGCGTCGCAGGCGCTCGCCGTGCGCACGCTGATCAGTACGACCATCCTCGTCACCGCGCTGCGGGCGGAGGGCGGGCCGCTGTCCGGGCTGCCGTCCCGGTCCGTACAGGAAGCCGTCAGGGCGTTGGCGCTGCGCATCGTCGCCGCCGACCGGGGGAGCGCGGCCGCACCGGCGTGA